In Phyllostomus discolor isolate MPI-MPIP mPhyDis1 chromosome 3, mPhyDis1.pri.v3, whole genome shotgun sequence, a single genomic region encodes these proteins:
- the LOC114508528 gene encoding mastin-like, whose translation MSIEDFEGQMLWLLFLTLPCVGDSMPVSSDPSPGTELVGIVGGRNAPPGKWPWQVSLWILLGRDNEWQFVCGGSLIHPQWVLTAAHCIPGKYPVPQHFRVQVGQVRLSDSEKVEVAMVIRHPKYNLTQKGVGGADVALLKLKAPVKQSNLVNWVTLPPERLTVPSGTRCWVTGWGNIAVNVSLPPPHHLQEVEVPIVANEICRQQYQQIKDDMLCAGSNGRDSCQGDSGGPLVCNWRGTWLQVGVVSWGKGCAHPNFPGVYARVTSYLSWIHRYVNLST comes from the exons ATGTCTATCGAGGACTTTGAAGGACAG aTGCTGTGGCTGCTCTTCCTGACCCTCCCCTGCGTGGGGGACTCCATGCCTGTGTCCTCTG accccagcccaggtaCTGAGCTGGTGGGCATCGTGGGAGGGCGTAATGCCCCTCCTGGAAAGTGGCCGTGGCAGGTGAGCCTGTGGATCTTGCTCGGAAGAGATAACGAGTGGCAGTTTGTGTGTGGGGGCTCGCTCATCCACCCCCAGTGGGTGCTGACCGCTGCCCACTGCATTCCAGG GAAATACCCAGTGCCTCAGCACTTCAGGGTCCAAGTGGGACAAGTGAGACTCTCAGACAGTGAAAAAGTGGAAGTGGCTATGGTCATCCGCCACCCCAAGTACAACCTCACACAGAAGGGAGTCGGTGGCGCTGACGTGGCGCTTCTCAAGCTGAAGGCCCCCGTGAAACAGTCTAACCTGGTCAATTGGGTCACCCTCCCACCAGAAAGGCTCACGGTCCCCTCGGGCACCAGGTGCTGGGTGACAGGCTGGGGTAACATTGCTGTCAATG tgtccctgcccccaccccaccacctgcaGGAGGTGGAGGTCCCCATCGTGGCCAATGAGATCTGTAGGCAGCAATACCAGCAGATCAAGGACGACATGCTGTGTGCAGGGAGCAACGGCCGGGACTCCTGCCAG GGTGACTCTGGAGGGCCCTTGGTGTGTAACTGGAGGGGCACCTGGTTGCAGGTTGGAGTGGTGAGTTGGGGGAAAGGCTGTGCCCATCCCAACTTTCCTGGAGTCTATGCCCGAGTGACATCCTACTTGTCCTGGATCCACCGCTATGTCAACCTCTCTACTtga